In Candidatus Epulonipiscium viviparus, one DNA window encodes the following:
- a CDS encoding iron-containing alcohol dehydrogenase family protein, which translates to MEFIFEMPTKIVAGANCIVTHSELLRRGKTALIVTGKSSAKKNGAYADVVAALTKEKITHILFDQVEENPSLETLERAKNMAATADFVIGIGGGSPLDAAKGIAIMLKHPDIGADNLIGGEKLDAVPVIAVPTTAGTGSEVTQYAIFTDHKRKTKINYGHKVFPEVAFLDATYMLNMPLGITRYTALDALSHLVESYLNTKSNAMSEVYVRMGLELLATCFKPLLSGNLSLEIRQKLLLASTYGGIAIAQTGTSLPHTCGYSLTYYENMPHGASNAILYRAYLQSFENQERVNDILQWLNQANIDELGDIIELLLAEYKIHCLEQDLKKYTDITFSNKTKLTNHPENATWDMIFDIYKKSVL; encoded by the coding sequence ATGGAATTTATATTTGAAATGCCTACCAAAATTGTCGCAGGTGCAAACTGCATTGTTACACACAGCGAACTATTAAGAAGAGGTAAGACCGCATTGATAGTAACAGGAAAATCTTCTGCCAAAAAAAATGGTGCCTATGCAGATGTCGTTGCGGCACTGACCAAAGAAAAAATTACGCATATATTATTTGACCAAGTAGAAGAAAATCCTTCATTAGAAACGCTGGAGCGGGCAAAAAACATGGCTGCCACTGCGGATTTTGTGATAGGAATTGGTGGTGGATCGCCTCTCGATGCCGCAAAGGGTATTGCAATCATGTTGAAACATCCAGACATAGGAGCAGATAATTTGATAGGCGGTGAAAAGTTGGACGCCGTTCCAGTTATTGCTGTTCCAACTACAGCAGGAACGGGTAGTGAAGTTACGCAATACGCTATTTTCACCGATCACAAGCGTAAGACAAAAATTAATTATGGACATAAGGTATTTCCAGAAGTAGCGTTTTTGGATGCTACGTATATGCTAAACATGCCTTTAGGAATTACAAGATACACTGCTCTAGATGCATTAAGTCATTTAGTTGAAAGTTATTTAAATACAAAATCTAATGCAATGAGCGAAGTGTACGTCAGAATGGGCTTAGAATTACTAGCAACATGCTTCAAACCACTGCTATCTGGCAATTTATCCTTAGAAATTCGCCAAAAACTATTGCTGGCCTCTACCTATGGCGGTATAGCAATTGCTCAGACGGGCACATCGTTACCTCACACTTGCGGATACAGCCTGACATACTACGAAAACATGCCCCATGGCGCATCTAACGCTATTTTGTACCGCGCGTATTTGCAATCATTTGAAAATCAGGAACGAGTAAACGATATTTTACAGTGGCTAAATCAAGCGAATATAGATGAGTTGGGTGATATAATCGAGCTATTACTTGCAGAGTATAAAATTCACTGCCTAGAACAAGATCTCAAAAAATATACCGATATCACATTTTCTAATAAAACGAAATTGACTAATCATCCAGAAAACGCAACTTGGGATATGATTTTTGATATATATAAGAAAAGTGTACTATAA